GGCCCGCCGGCCGACCCCAGGCGTATCGGCGTGGGCAGGCCGGGGATGGGGATGGGCCAGTGTCCCAGCAGCACGCCCAGCGCGATGCCCACGAAGACGGGCAGGATCTGCGGGTGGCCGATCTTCTCCAGCGAGTTGCCCAGGAAGCGCTCGACCGAGGCCACGTCGTCGGGCTCGCCCACCACCAGGAGCTGGTCGCCGTATTGGAGCTCCAGGTCGGGGCTCGGCACGAACGCGACGTCGGGCCGCTGCAGGCGGGCCACGGCCACGCCGTGGAGCATCTGGACCTCGCCGACGCTGCGTCCGAGGGCGTCGCGGCGGGTGACCACCAGCTTGCGGCTGAGCAGGTTCGTGGAGATCGCCTTGAGGTCCTTCTCCGACTCCGGGCCGATGAGGACGCGCAGGCCCTCCAGGGCCGCGGCGCGCCCGACGACGCGGACCGCGTCCCCGGTGCGCAGGACCATGTCGGGGACGGCGACGGCGACTTTCCCATCGTGGAGCACGCGCGTGATGACGGCCTTGACCGACTGGAGGTGGGGGATGTCCTTGATCGCCAGGCCGTCGAGGTTGGGGTTCTGGACCTCCAGGTTCATCGCCACCGGCGCGTCGGCGTCCTTGTGCTGCGTCTCGAGGAAGGCCCGGGCCTCGGCCGCGGGATCGACGCGGAAGACGCGCTTGATGATCAGCATGGCGACGATGATGCCGATGATCCCGAAGGGATAGGCGACCGCGTAGCCTAGGCCGGGGAGCTTGGTGCTCTCGGGCGAGAGTCCGCTCATCGAGCCCATGGCCTGCTGCGCCGCGGCCAGCGCGGGCGTGTTGGTCGTGGCGCCGGAGAAGAGGCCCACGGCCAGGGGCATCTCCACGTCCTTGACGAGGATCGCCGCGACGGTCAGCCCCACGCCGAGCAGGACCACGGCCGCGGCCAGCAGGTTGAGCTTGAGCCCCTGGCGCTTGAGCGAGGCGGCGAAGCCCGGGCCGACCTCCAGGCCGACGGAGTACACGAACAGGATGAGTCCGAAATCCCGCACGAAGAGCATGACCTGGGGGTCGAGCGCGGCGCCTATATGCGCGGTGGCGATGCCCGCGAAGAGCACGCCGGCGATGCCGAGGCGCACGCCCTTGAGGCTCAGGTTGCCCAAGGTCAGCCCCGAGGCGATGACCAGGCACAGGACCAGGAAGTCCCGGGCGACCGACTCCAAGCTCAGGAAAGAGAAGAGGGAGGTCATCACGTCCTCATGCTACGAAACAACGGCGGATCGGCCTATGACCTAACTCAAGTCTCATGGCCGGCCGCCGCGGCCCCTCATCGGGACGAAACGCACGTCCATGCGCTTCTCGCGCTCCATCCCTTTCGCGGTCTTGCGCACGACGATGAGCTCCTGCGCGGAGAATGAGCCGCGGACCTCGGGCCCGACCGGGATGATCATCCGTCCTCCCGTCTTGAGCTGGGCGACCAAAGGCGGGGGGATGTGGTCGGGGGCGCAGGTCACGATGATCGCGTCGAAGGGCGCCTTCTCGGGCCAGCCCGCGTAGCCGTCGCCGATCCGGACCGTGACGTTCGCGTAGCCGAGCCTCCTCAAGGTCCGTTCGGCCCGACGGCCGAGGGAGGGGACGATCTCGACGGTGTAGACCTCCTTGGCCAGCTTGGCGAGGATGGCCGCCTGATAGCCCGATCCGGTCCCCACCTCGAAGACCTTGTCGGAGGGCCGCAGCTCGAGGGCCTCGGTCATGAGGCCGACGATCAGCGGCTGGGAGATGGTCTGCCCCTCCCCGATGGGGAGAGGGCCGTCGTCGTAGGCCCGGCGGACGAGGCTCTCGGGGACGAACTCGTGGCGAGGGACCTCGCGCATGGCCTCGAGGACTTTGCGGTCGCCGACCCGGTGATCGGGGGAGTAGGAGGCGACGAGGTCCACCATCTCCCGCCGGGCCCTCGCCGCCCATTCCTCGAAGGCCTCGGGCGCGCCCGCCTGGACGGCGCCCGCCAAGAGGAGGGCGGCCAGGCCGGAGAGGATCGTTCTCATGGGCGCAGTGTAGAAAGGATCCCCGTTCCGGGGCCATCGGGGCCTTGTCTCGGTTTTATCGCCTCGGGCGCCGATGAAAATGGCCCGCCCGGGACCATATAGGTCCCGGGCGGGCGCTCCTGGTGGGGTCGACGCGAACTGGTGTCGTTCGAGTAAGACGTTCTGTCGCGTCTAAAAGTATTCTAACAGGTCGCCGTTTCGAATTTATTTCGGCCTCATTAAATTCACGCGCCGGACCGTGGAAGATTCGGGAAGGATAAGCCATACTTATGGGGATGAGACCGGCGCTCAAGCTGAGCCTGCTTCCGGCCCTCGCGCTCCTGTCGAGCTGCGGCGAGGTCACGGTGCGCACCGACATCCCGTCGGCCTACGGCGCGCCGGCGCCCGGCACCTCGCCGTTGGCGCCCGGCGAGACCCGCCTCGACCCCGCGATCTCCAACGCCCTGATCAGGCTCGCCGAGGACCGCCGCGGCCTCAAACGCGACCTCACCAAGGTCGAGGGCACGCCGATCGCCGACATCCTGACCGGCGGCTCGCCGATCGGCTAGAGCCTCAGGAACCGCTTCCTCAACGTGGGCATCCCGCTCGGCGACGCCTTCTCGCACAGCACGGATCCCGCCTTCAGGGCTCAGCTGCTCGAGCTGTCCCGTTGGGACCGCGACGGCGAGTCGCGCGCCGCGGCGCTGATCGCGCTGGCGCGCACGCACGACCTCAAGTACCTCCAGGTGTTCAACGAGGCGCTGATCCATCTCGACCCCGCGGTGCGCTTCGGCGCCCTCGAGGCGCTCGTCGTCTTCGAGCACCCGCGCGAGGCGATGCCGCTGCTGGCCGCCGCCTCCGAGCGGGACACCGAGCCCCTGCTGCGAGTCTACGCCGCCGCGGGCCTGGCCCGCATGGGCGACGTCGCGGGCCTGCACCGCGTGCGCTCCTTCCTCGACAACCCCTCCTGGGTGGTCAAGGCGCTGGCCGCGAAGTACCTCGGCGAACTCGGCACGGCCGAGGACTACGACCTCCTGCTCCGCCGCGTCGACGGCGAGGTCGGCAACGACTTCGTCGTCGCCGAGTTCTGCGTCTCGGCGCTGAAGCTCTGGCCGAAGAAGAAGGCGGCCGCCAAATGAAGACGATCCTGGCCGCCGTCCTGCTCCTGGCGCCGCTGCTCGCCGGCGCGGCCGAGCCGCTGCCCGTGAACCTGGGCGCCGACGCGGGCATGCTGTTCTCGCTCGAGCCGCTGACGATCACCGCCCCGCGCGTCAAGCAGGAGGACCTGATCGACCCGCGCATCAACGCGCACCTGATCCGCCTCCTGCAGCAGCGCATGGACGCGCGGCCCGACACCCTCGCCTCGAGCGACGCGTCGCTGTTCAACCTCGCGCGCCTGTCCACTTTGACCGGCTACTCGCTGAAGACGCGCTACACCGAGCTCGGCTTCCTGCTCACCGAGGGCCTCGCGGGCACGAAGGACTATCAGCTCCAGCGCGAGCTCGAGAACGCGGCGCGCTTGGCCAAGAACGTGCAGACGCGCGCCGCCGCGCTCGTCGCGCTGTCCTACGCCAAGGACATGCGCCACCTGAGCCTCTTTCAGGGCGCGCTCAACGACCCCAGCGTCACCGTGCGCTTCGCCGCTCTCGAGTCCCTGCTGACCCTCGGCGACGCCTCGATCCAGCTCCAGCTCGGCGGCGCGGCGCGCAACGACCAGTCGGTCGCCGTCCAGGTCTACGCCGCGGCCGGGATGTGGCGCAAGGGCGACAACTTCGGCAAGGAGATACTATTGCGCTTCCTCGACCATCAGGACTGGTTCGCCCGCGCGATGGCGGCCTACTACCTCGGCGAGATGGGCGGCGGCTACGAGTACCGCCGCATGGCCCAGTACCTCGAGCGCGAGACCGATCCCTCGACGAAGGCGGAGCTGGCGACCGCCCTCATGAAACTCCATCCGAAAAAGGACGAGAATTGAACAACAGCCCCTTGATGGCGTTGGCGCTCACCGGCGGCGGCTGGGTCATCTGGGCCCTGATCATAAGTTCCATCGGCGGCGTCGCCGTGGCCTACGACCGCTGGAACCTGCTCAAGGAGGAATCGAAGGCGCTCTCGGCCCTGCGTCCCGTGTTCCTCGCCGCGCTCGCCGCGGGCGACCACGACGCGGCCGACAAGGCCGTCAAGGCCAACCCCGGCGCCGCGTCGCGCGTGCTCTCCGAGCCGGAGAACCTCCAGGCCGCCCTGTCCGACGAGAGGCGCCACCTCGAGGGCCGCCTGCTCTGGCTCGGCACGCTCGGCAACAACGCGCCGTTCGTCGGCTTGTTCGGCACCGTGCTCGGCGTCATCAAGGCCTTCCACGACCTGGCCGAGTCCGGCGCGGGACCGGAGGTCGTCATGGCCGGCCTCTCCGAGGCGCTGGTTGCCACCGCCGTCGGCCTGCTCGTCGCGATCCCGTCCGTGCTCGCCTTCAATTTCCTGCAGAAGAAGATGCGCGACCTGCTCTTGGAAACGGAGGCGCTCGGCCTGCGCTACGCCGCCGTGCGGACCCACCATGCACGCCACCGATGACGCCGACAGCCCCATAACCGGGATCAACATCACCCCGCTCGTCGACGTCGTCCTCGTCGTCCTCATCATCTTCATGGCCACCGCCCCCATGATCGCCCGCCGCGCGATCAAGGTCGACGTCCCCAAGGTCTCCAAGTCGGACAAGACCGCGACGGAAGCCATCGCGGTCGCGTTGAACGACAAACGAGAACTGACCGTGACTGGAAAGCCCACAACGCTTGATGATTTGAAGAAGATGCTGTCGGCCGCGACCGCGCTCAAGCCCGATCAGGCCGTCACCCTCTCCGCCGACAAGACGCTTCCCTACGGCGAGATCGCGGAGCTCCTCGACGCGGTGCGCTCCGCCGGCGTCAAGAAGGTCGGCCTGGAGGTCCAGCGCAAGTGACGACGGCCCAGAAGAAGCGGGCGCCTTCTCCGCCGCCGTTCCAGCGGTCGGTGGCGATGTCCGCGGGCATGCACGTCCTCTTCTTCGCCGCGCTGTGGCTGCTGCCGCGCCTGAGCTTCGACTCGCCGCCCCCGTTCGAGGTCGAGATCACGAGCCCCTTCCTCGGCGACGGCCCCGCGAAACTCGGCGCGCCCAAGGCCTTCGTGCCCGGCGTGCCCGCCAAGATCAACGTGACGCCCGACGTCCCCGTCCCGCCCAACCCCATCGAGAAGGCTCCCGAGCCTCCCAAGGATTGGACCTTGCCCGGCCCCAGCACCAAGGTCGTCGAGACTCCGGAGCCGGTCGCCCCGACGCCCGGCGGCGAGGTCGGCGGCACCGGCACGGCGGCCAAGACCGGCGGCTCGGGGGAAGGCTCCGACGACGGCGTTCCCGGCGGCACCGGCCACGGCGGCACCCCCCTCAAGGAACTGCCGCGCCTGCTCAACCGCGACGAGGTGCTGGCCGGCCTCAAGCGCCTATATCCGGAGAGCGAGCGTCAGGCCGGCCGAGAGGGCGCCGTCGTCATCATGATCCACCTCGGGACCGACGGCCTGGTCTCCTCCTCCGACATCACCCGCGCCGCCGGCCCCGCCTTCGACGCCGCCGCCCGCAAGGTCGGCGCCCTCATGCGCTTCTCTCCCGCCATCGGCCTGAATGGCAAACCGGTGCCCGTGCGCATGCCCCAGGAAGTCCGCTTCAGGCTGACGGACTAAGAATTTCGGTGATTTTGGTGCCTGACTCGCAAATTCGTCGAATTCGAATTCAATGAATTTGCGAGTCAGGCACCTTTTTTAGGGGCGCCGGATCTCGTAGACGACGGTGGGGTCGGGGGAGCCGTCGGGCTTGGCGCGCTCGAGGCGGCCGACGAGCTTGGCGCCGATCTTCTCCAGGGCGCGGCGCGAGCGGAGGTTGAGCGGGCCGACGTGGAAGAGCGCGCGGCGCACGGCGAAGAAGGCGTGGTCGAGCATCATGAACTTCAGCTCGCGGTTGTAGCTCCCGCCCCAGTGATCGCGAGTGAGGAACGTGAAGCCGATGCAGACGGAGTCCTTCCCCTCGAGGTCGTAGTAGCGCGAGGTGCCGACGATCTTCCTCGTCGCCTTGTCGACGACGGCCAGCGCGCCGCGCGACTTGAGGGCGCGGTCGAAGAATTCCTCGAAGACCCGGAGTTCGTGGCGGTTCGGCGCCGGGTGCTGCTCCCAGATGAGGGGATCGGAGGCCGCGGCGTAGAGCTCGTCGAAGTCGGCGGCCTTGAGCGGGCGCAGGCGCAGACGCGGCCCTTCGAGGACGGGCTGAAGCTCCATCAGGGCTTCAGGCGGCGCGAGGCGAGGTACACCGTGAGCGCCAGCGCGCTGAAGCCGCCGCAGATCCAGTACAGCGCGACGGCCGCCGGCATCGCGCCGAGCAGGCCGCCGAGCGCCAGCGACAGCAGCGACGAGCCGATCACGAAGGCGCCGTACAGGAAGCTGATCGCGCGGGGCTGGTCCTTCTCCGAGACCGTCCGCTGGACCTCGGAGCGCAGCGACAGGTCGCTGGCGGCCCAGGTGAGCGAAGAGAAGAGGATCAGGGGCAGGAGCAGCGGCAGGCTCGTCGAGAAGGCCAGGACCCAGGTGAGCAGGAGGCCGAGCGCGCCCCACTTGACCCAGCCGTGGGAGCCGGGGAAGCGCGCGGCCAGGCGCAGCAGTACGGCCGCGCCGGCGAGCTCGCCGGCGTTCGAGGCGGTGAGCAGCCAGGCCGAGGCCGCGGGGTTCTCGAGCACGGTCTTCGCGAAGACGGGGATCAGCAGGTTCTCGAAGACGCGATGGACGATCTGCGGCAGGACGAAGGCGAGCGCCACCCAGCGCATGCGCCCGTCGCCGATCACGAGCTTCGCGCCGGCCTTGATGTCGCTGAAATAGGCGCGGACCTTGGCGACGGCGCCGCTCTTGGCGGGAGGGTCGCCGGCGGGCAGGGGATGGCGGACGCGCCAGAAATACCACGCGGCGAGGGCGAACGCCGGGGGCTGGATCGCGAGGGACCACAGCGGGCCGACGAAGGCGATGAGCGCGCCCGCCGTCAGCGCGCCGATCACGCCCGCGACCTCGTAGGAGATGTGCAGCTTCGCGTTGTACTTCTTGAGCGCGGCCTCGTCCTGGCCGAGGAGCAAAGTGGGGATCGAGTGGCGCGTGGTCTCGATGACGCCGGTGACGCCGCCGATGAGGAGGTAGAGGGGGATCAAGGTCGGCATCGACAGCGCGCCGGCGGCGCCGACGGCGATCAAGGTCCCGACGAGGGCGGCCTGCGCGAGGACGGCTCCCGCGAGGACTTTGCGGGCGGAGAAGCGGTCGGCGAGGCCGCCCGCCATGGCGGCGAAGATCGCCTGAGAGAGGCCGTAGACGACGACGAGGCCGGCGACGGCGGAGATGCCGCCGAAGGCGGTGAGCGCCAGCATGGGCACGCTGAGGGTGATGGTCTCCATGCCGGACTTCATGACGGCGGTGCCGACCATCATGCGGCGGACGTTCTTGGAGGTCTCGGGGGCGGGGGTCGGAGTACGCGGCGCGGGGTCGGACGGGACGGCGGAAAGGAAGGGAGAGTCGAAGTGCGCGGGGGCGGCGAGGACGGCGGGGGAGTCGGCGCGGCGGGTCAGGGCCTCTCCGGTCAGCAGGGAGAAGCTTTCGGCGGCGGCGGCGGGGGCGTGCGAGACGGGGAGGTCGGGAAGAGCCTTCGTGAGGGCCGAGGCGGCTTCGACGCGGACGGATAACGGCGACGGTTTGACGGGCTCCATCCCGGGAACGGCGACGGATCTGATGCTTGCCGGCGAAACGGCGGCCTGGAGCGCCGGCGCGGCCGCGACGGATAATCCGAGGGAGGAGGGCGACATCAACGGCGACGGCAACGACATTAACGACAACGGAGTGGAGAAGCTCGAGGAGAGACCGGCGCCCGCAACGGAAGGAACGACGCGCGGGGCGTTGATCGTAATGGTACGGATTTGTGCGACGGCGTCGGCGGGGACCGAAGCCGAGACCAATGATAATACGGCGAGGAAGCGGACGGCTCTCATCTCTGTTTAGGCCTTCCGGCTCCGGAGCATCGTGATCCCCTTCACGATCAGCGCGATCGCGCCGATGATCCAGAAGATGTTGGGCATGAGGAAGAAGTAGCCGAGGGCCAGGACGCCGGCCATGAGGAACGAGAGTCCGGCGGTCAGGGGCTTAGGGGTCAGGGCGCCGGAGGCGATGTCGGGCTTCTGGGCGCGGACGACCTTGGCGGCGCGCAGGGCGAAGTACAGCGCCGCGGGGACGACCGCGAGGCCGAGCCAGGGCAGGCCGAGGGCGGAGAAGACGACGGAGAGGGCGAGCAGGCCGTTGAAGAAGCCGTGGGCGGCCATCGAGGCGAGGATGCCTTCCTTGTGGTAGACGTGGCTGAGGATGAGGGCGTGAACGAAGCGGGTGAAGAAAAGCACCGGATCGGAGGTCTCGTGCAGGGCGACGAAGATGAACGAGGTGATGGCCGCGGGAACGACGAAGTCGCCGATGCGGAGCTTGGCCGTCAGTTGGGAGAGCTTCTTCTGAAGGCCGCCGCGGAAGATGGCCTCCTCGGAGACCGGGGCCATCACGGCGGCGCCGATCCACATCGCCAGCGCCGACAGGATGGTCGGCACTTCGCCCGCGCTGGGGCCCTGGTAGTTCGGGTGCAAGACGTAGCCGAACAGCTGGGCGATCACGACGGTGACCATGGTGACCGCGATCGGCACGACGGCGGCAAGGAAGCCGACGGAGAGCGTGCGCTTGACCGAGGTCGCGGGCGCTTCGTCCGGGCCGCGGAAGGACTTGACCCAGCGCGGGCCTTGGGCGGGGCCGCGGGACGGATCGAGGCGGGGGGCGCCGGAGGCGGCGGAGCGGGCGGAGACGGCGAGGGCGTCGGGGCGGGCGGCGGAGCCTTCGAACAGGCCGTCGAGGGCGGTCCGCGGGGCCTCGGCCGCGCCGGTCCTGGCGGCGGTCTCCAGGGCCTTCGTTCCGGTCTGAAGCGAGGAGAGAGCGGCGACGGGGGCGGCGGCTATAACGGGTGCGTTCGCCGCCGGTGCGGCGGACGCGGCGACGGCCTTGAGCGCGGCCGGCGAGGCGATCGACGGCACCGCGGCGAAGACGCCGGCGGGCGCGTTCAGGACCGGCGTCAGCGCGGCGGAGGGGGTCAGCGAGGGGACGAGGCCGAGCCGGAGGCTCGCCGCCGGCAGGGCGAGGTTGGCGCCGCCCAGGCCGTGGATCGAGGCGCCCGCGGCGCCGATGGAGCCTGCGGGAACGGCCGCGCGCGCGGCGCCGACCGTCTGCGCGGCGGCCTGGTACGGGGCGAGGCCGGGGGCGGCGAGGAGGAGCGACAGCGCGACGAAAAAGCGGGCGATCCGGTTCATGGGACCAGTATAGCGGGAGGAGGAGGGGCGGGCTCGGTCCGAGAGGGCGTTATTGGGGCGGCACAGTGCCTATGAGGAAGGAGGACCTAGGTCCTAGGGTCTAAGCGGCTTTGCCGTTGGCGCGGGCGGCGGCGATGACCTTGAGGATGTCGTCGCCGTAGCGGGAGCGCTTGAGCTCGGACAGAGGGCCGAGCGGGTCCCCGCCGTGGTCGCGGCAGGCGTGGATGGCCAGCGTGCGCAGGTTCTCGGTCGTCATGATGACGACGGGCTCGACGGCGTCCTTCTCGGAGCGGCTCTTGCGCCAGGCGCGCAAGGCCTCGAAGGTCCGCCACTCGAGGTCGGTCAGGCGCTTGCGCTCGGGCGCGGCCGACGGGGGGCGCGTGATCGGCGGCGCGGCCTTGCCCCGCTCGACGGCGGCCAGCAGGCCGGAGGCGAAGCGCTCCAAGATGTAAGGCGACATGCCGCGCACCGCGGCCAGGGCCTCGCGCGTCTCGGGCATGGCCTGGGCCATGCGCACCATCAGGTCCTCGGGCATGACGCGGAACGGCGCCCGGTCGCGCGACTGGGCCTGCTGCTCGCGGTACAGCCAGATCTCCTTGAGGACGGCCATCTGCTGGCCGCCGATGTCGTCGCGGCCGACGAGCTTCCAGTAGCCCTCCTGGTCGAAGGTCTTGAGGTTCGGCTCGAGGGCGGCGAGGTCGCGGAAGGACTCGAACGCGTCCTCCATGCGGCCCTTCTCGACGAGCATCTTCTTTTGGATGTCGGCCAGGCGCATCAGGAAATGGGTGTCGCCCTGGGCGTAGCGGATCATCTCGTGCGTCAGCGGGCGCTTGCCCCAGTCGGCGCGCTGCAGCTTCTTCGAGATCACGATCCCGAAGTGGCGCTCGATGGCGGCGGCCAGGCCGAGCTCCTTGGTGCCGAGGATGCGCGCGGCGATCATCGTGTCGTAGAGGTTGGCGAAGGTGAAGCCGTAGTCCCGCTTGAGGCAGAGCACGTCGTACTCGCCGGCGTGGAACAGCTTCTCGATCTTCGGGTCGGCGAACAGCGGGCCGAGGGCGGAGATGTCCTTGAACGCGAT
Above is a genomic segment from Elusimicrobiota bacterium containing:
- a CDS encoding ribonuclease D — its product is MPLSQIKTAALITAKEHLEEVCVEFAKCDRLAFDTESNGFYAHKEKVCLIQISTPTEDFIVDPIAFKDISALGPLFADPKIEKLFHAGEYDVLCLKRDYGFTFANLYDTMIAARILGTKELGLAAAIERHFGIVISKKLQRADWGKRPLTHEMIRYAQGDTHFLMRLADIQKKMLVEKGRMEDAFESFRDLAALEPNLKTFDQEGYWKLVGRDDIGGQQMAVLKEIWLYREQQAQSRDRAPFRVMPEDLMVRMAQAMPETREALAAVRGMSPYILERFASGLLAAVERGKAAPPITRPPSAAPERKRLTDLEWRTFEALRAWRKSRSEKDAVEPVVIMTTENLRTLAIHACRDHGGDPLGPLSELKRSRYGDDILKVIAAARANGKAA
- a CDS encoding GNAT family N-acetyltransferase, whose product is MELQPVLEGPRLRLRPLKAADFDELYAAASDPLIWEQHPAPNRHELRVFEEFFDRALKSRGALAVVDKATRKIVGTSRYYDLEGKDSVCIGFTFLTRDHWGGSYNRELKFMMLDHAFFAVRRALFHVGPLNLRSRRALEKIGAKLVGRLERAKPDGSPDPTVVYEIRRP
- a CDS encoding HEAT repeat domain-containing protein, whose amino-acid sequence is MGIPLGDAFSHSTDPAFRAQLLELSRWDRDGESRAAALIALARTHDLKYLQVFNEALIHLDPAVRFGALEALVVFEHPREAMPLLAAASERDTEPLLRVYAAAGLARMGDVAGLHRVRSFLDNPSWVVKALAAKYLGELGTAEDYDLLLRRVDGEVGNDFVVAEFCVSALKLWPKKKAAAK
- a CDS encoding protein-L-isoaspartate(D-aspartate) O-methyltransferase — its product is MVDLVASYSPDHRVGDRKVLEAMREVPRHEFVPESLVRRAYDDGPLPIGEGQTISQPLIVGLMTEALELRPSDKVFEVGTGSGYQAAILAKLAKEVYTVEIVPSLGRRAERTLRRLGYANVTVRIGDGYAGWPEKAPFDAIIVTCAPDHIPPPLVAQLKTGGRMIIPVGPEVRGSFSAQELIVVRKTAKGMEREKRMDVRFVPMRGRGGRP
- a CDS encoding putative transporter; this encodes MTSLFSFLSLESVARDFLVLCLVIASGLTLGNLSLKGVRLGIAGVLFAGIATAHIGAALDPQVMLFVRDFGLILFVYSVGLEVGPGFAASLKRQGLKLNLLAAAVVLLGVGLTVAAILVKDVEMPLAVGLFSGATTNTPALAAAQQAMGSMSGLSPESTKLPGLGYAVAYPFGIIGIIVAMLIIKRVFRVDPAAEARAFLETQHKDADAPVAMNLEVQNPNLDGLAIKDIPHLQSVKAVITRVLHDGKVAVAVPDMVLRTGDAVRVVGRAAALEGLRVLIGPESEKDLKAISTNLLSRKLVVTRRDALGRSVGEVQMLHGVAVARLQRPDVAFVPSPDLELQYGDQLLVVGEPDDVASVERFLGNSLEKIGHPQILPVFVGIALGVLLGHWPIPIPGLPTPIRLGSAGGPLVVAILLSRLGNVGAVTWHLPRSSNLVLREMGIVLFLACVGLHAGDSFVKVLVQGPGFSWMLLGAAITLVPLLIVGWAGRRLLGLDYMSLCGLLAGSMTDPPALGFANSIAASNAPSIAYAAVYPTVMILRILSAQLLVLFFS
- a CDS encoding CPBP family intramembrane metalloprotease; amino-acid sequence: MNRIARFFVALSLLLAAPGLAPYQAAAQTVGAARAAVPAGSIGAAGASIHGLGGANLALPAASLRLGLVPSLTPSAALTPVLNAPAGVFAAVPSIASPAALKAVAASAAPAANAPVIAAAPVAALSSLQTGTKALETAARTGAAEAPRTALDGLFEGSAARPDALAVSARSAASGAPRLDPSRGPAQGPRWVKSFRGPDEAPATSVKRTLSVGFLAAVVPIAVTMVTVVIAQLFGYVLHPNYQGPSAGEVPTILSALAMWIGAAVMAPVSEEAIFRGGLQKKLSQLTAKLRIGDFVVPAAITSFIFVALHETSDPVLFFTRFVHALILSHVYHKEGILASMAAHGFFNGLLALSVVFSALGLPWLGLAVVPAALYFALRAAKVVRAQKPDIASGALTPKPLTAGLSFLMAGVLALGYFFLMPNIFWIIGAIALIVKGITMLRSRKA
- a CDS encoding biopolymer transporter ExbD translates to MHATDDADSPITGINITPLVDVVLVVLIIFMATAPMIARRAIKVDVPKVSKSDKTATEAIAVALNDKRELTVTGKPTTLDDLKKMLSAATALKPDQAVTLSADKTLPYGEIAELLDAVRSAGVKKVGLEVQRK
- a CDS encoding TonB family protein: MTTAQKKRAPSPPPFQRSVAMSAGMHVLFFAALWLLPRLSFDSPPPFEVEITSPFLGDGPAKLGAPKAFVPGVPAKINVTPDVPVPPNPIEKAPEPPKDWTLPGPSTKVVETPEPVAPTPGGEVGGTGTAAKTGGSGEGSDDGVPGGTGHGGTPLKELPRLLNRDEVLAGLKRLYPESERQAGREGAVVIMIHLGTDGLVSSSDITRAAGPAFDAAARKVGALMRFSPAIGLNGKPVPVRMPQEVRFRLTD
- a CDS encoding MotA/TolQ/ExbB proton channel family protein — protein: MNNSPLMALALTGGGWVIWALIISSIGGVAVAYDRWNLLKEESKALSALRPVFLAALAAGDHDAADKAVKANPGAASRVLSEPENLQAALSDERRHLEGRLLWLGTLGNNAPFVGLFGTVLGVIKAFHDLAESGAGPEVVMAGLSEALVATAVGLLVAIPSVLAFNFLQKKMRDLLLETEALGLRYAAVRTHHARHR
- a CDS encoding MFS transporter → MEPVKPSPLSVRVEAASALTKALPDLPVSHAPAAAAESFSLLTGEALTRRADSPAVLAAPAHFDSPFLSAVPSDPAPRTPTPAPETSKNVRRMMVGTAVMKSGMETITLSVPMLALTAFGGISAVAGLVVVYGLSQAIFAAMAGGLADRFSARKVLAGAVLAQAALVGTLIAVGAAGALSMPTLIPLYLLIGGVTGVIETTRHSIPTLLLGQDEAALKKYNAKLHISYEVAGVIGALTAGALIAFVGPLWSLAIQPPAFALAAWYFWRVRHPLPAGDPPAKSGAVAKVRAYFSDIKAGAKLVIGDGRMRWVALAFVLPQIVHRVFENLLIPVFAKTVLENPAASAWLLTASNAGELAGAAVLLRLAARFPGSHGWVKWGALGLLLTWVLAFSTSLPLLLPLILFSSLTWAASDLSLRSEVQRTVSEKDQPRAISFLYGAFVIGSSLLSLALGGLLGAMPAAVALYWICGGFSALALTVYLASRRLKP